The proteins below come from a single Malus domestica chromosome 03, GDT2T_hap1 genomic window:
- the LOC139194688 gene encoding uncharacterized protein — MKPIAEVSQVSVTSNWQSSIIDYLVNGTLPTKRLESRKLQIKAARYYMWNGILVRRSYTGPHLCCLAPPDDLKVISSIHEGVRGNYSGGRLLAQKALNAGYYWPTMHQDAKELVSLVQKCNRDQRYKSVPALSASKLHP, encoded by the coding sequence atgAAGCCGATAGCcgaagtgtcacaggttagtgtaACTTCCAACtggcaaagttctattatagacTACTTGGTCAACGGCACACTACCCACCAAAAGATTGGAGTCAAGGAAGCTCCAAATCAAGGCGGCACGCTACTATATGTGGAATGGCATTCTCGTCCGAAGATCTTACACCGGACCACATCTCTGCTGCCTAGCACCTCCTGATGACTTGAAGGTTATAAGCTCAATCCATGAAGGTGTTCGTGGGAACTACTCTGGAGGCAGATTATTAGCTCagaaggctcttaacgcaggttactactggcctaccatgcaccaagatgctaaggagttagtctCCTTAGTACAAAAGTGTAATCGCGACCAACGCTACAAATCGGTACCAGCACTGTCTGCTAGTAAGCTACACCCGTAG